The sequence below is a genomic window from Tachysurus vachellii isolate PV-2020 chromosome 2, HZAU_Pvac_v1, whole genome shotgun sequence.
caaatgctatCCTAATTTTGACAGCTTCCTGCTTAATGCAAGTTAAAGTTTATGACGTCACAAAATGAGCTGTTTCAGTCGGTTTTAAGGAGACAAGAGCATTCGACCCAGAGACTGAGCTTCAATAGTTCAGGTttcaaataaaagaaaggaTGAAAGGAAGTTTTTAATGCCAGAAAGATAAAAGTATTCATTTGGAACTATTTgttctgtatttgtttgtttttgccccTCAGGCATCATGAGATCATCAGTATTTCTCAGAGCACTACTCTGTTTGCTCCTCTCTACGGTTCCTGTGCTTTGTGGAGTATCAGCTATCACCACAAATGTAATGGCTTCAACCCCAGAAGGCAACGAGAACGTGACTAACAGTGAATCTCCTACAACTGCATCTCCAGGTACTGTCATCACCACTACAGCTCAAATAACGACCACAATCAAGAGCACGTCCTCAGGAGCTCAGGTCCCTAAAACGTCAGCTGCAACCATCTCACCCCCGACTTCCAGGTACGGTGTCAGCGTGGCCTTGTGCCTGATCCTCTTCATCTGCTTCTTAATCCTGCTCTTCTTCTGCGCTTATAAATGGTACATTCGTAACGGACGTCCCTCCTTCACGGAAACTCGTAGAAGATTAGCAGAATGGGTGAGGAACGCCTGGGTGGCGGCTGGTCTGAGACCGTCTTCCAAAGACgacgaggaggaagaggaggatgaggagaaggAGGCAGGAAAAGAGGCAGAAGAAGATAAAAATCAAGGACAGTATGCCGAAGACGACGGAGGTGACAGCGATTCTTCTGATTACTCAAACATGGAAGGTCTTACTGTGTCAAAAAAAACGGAAGAAAACGACGGAGATGATGACATGTCGTCAGTGGAGCTCAAGAacgagaagacagagagagagaaggacgaTCTTACGGTGCTGTGAAAACATGATCAGCAAATTCGTTCCATTCACCTGCCTTATAAATTTACATGAATTTATTCAAAAtcatttgcatgtgtgtttgcattgtaTTTACATTACGAATAAATGAATACTTAGTGAATGaagatttatttaatcatttaaagtaATATCCCCAAATTTGagcaaaaggaacaaaaaaaaaaataatctaaattaAAACCAGTAtagtaaaatagtaaataattaatttcaatCAAAATGACCCAATAATATGTGAAGTctctttgtgatttttttcatgtgttcAGGAGGAAAAGTTCTTCCACGTGTGCTCACATGATCCAAAAATTAATAGAGTTAATTCACAGTCAGTATTAACACATTCCAACAATACCAATATgcttaagatgttttttttctttccttgttaTGTCATGGTGCTTTGGTTTAGAcagagtgtgtgggggtggaGCTGGGGGTGGGGGTTGTGATTAGGGTAGATGAGGGACATTTAATAGACTCTTTAGTGTCCTGTAGAAATCTGATTGATCGACGGCTTCATTTCCCGCCACGACGACCTTTTTTCTTGTTGTGTCCCGGCGTTCTGATTGGCTTAGAGACACCATTTTCAACAGGGAAGGGCGGAGCCTGAGTATGAGGCTCCTCCTCTCCATATGTACTGATCTTAAAGGGCTCTGAGAGAGGACTAGAGAGAGACGGGGgaaaggaaggagagagagagggggagagagagagagagagagagagagagagagagagagagagagagagagagagagagagagagagagagagagagagagagagagagagagagagagaaacaaaagacaaataaaggTTTGAGGTCATGTAACAAAGCAGATGTATCTTCTTTATTAACAGCATGATAAAGAAATCCTACAAAATCTCctaaaatttgttttaaaattattaaacgaATAAAAATTATTGCTCCATattcatgaaaataaacaagacaCTCAGTGACGGAGAAAATGAGGAGCTCGTGTTGCAGCTCATGTCTCACACCTTATGGGGGTGCGGGGGCTGCTGTGGTGTCTGCGGACGGGGCGTAACCGTGGTTCTACTGAGAACCCCTCCTTCAGGCTCTCCAACACTGACGGGGCCACATAGGTGAAGccctgtaacacacaaacacacacacaaacacagaaacacacaaacacactgggtTGACCAACGTCACAAtccatacagtgtgtgtagaaacgtgtgtgtgtgtgtagtgcatgtgtagtgtgtgtgtgtagtgcatgtgtagtgtgtgtgtagtgtgtgtgtagtgcgtctgtggtgtgtgtgtggtgtgtgtgtgtgtgtggtgtgtagtgtgggtagtgtgtgtgcgtgtgtgtagtgtgtgtgtgtagtgcatgtgtagtgtgtgtgggggtgtgtgtagtgtgtgtgtagtgcgtgtgtggggtgtgtgtgtgtgtagtgtgtgggggtgtgtgtgtgtagtgcgtgtgtagtgtgtgtgtagtgcgtgtgtggggtgggtgtgtgtagtgcgtgtgtagtgtgtgtgtgtttgtagtgagtgtgcgtgtgtgtgtgtgcagtgcgtgtgtgtgtggtgtgtagtgtgtgtgtgtggtgtgtagtgtgtgtgtggtgtgtagtgtgtgcgggtagtgtgtgtgtgtgtagtgcgtgtgtgtagtgcatgtgtagtgtgtgtgggggtgtgtgtgtgtagtgcgtgtgtagtgcgtgtgtggggtgcgtgtgtggtgtgagtgtagtgtgtgtagtgcatgtgtgtgtagtgcgtgtgtgtgtgtagtgtgtgtgtagtgcgtgtgtggggtgggtgtgtagtgtgtgtgtttgtagtgtgtgggggtgcatgtgtgtgtagtgtgtgtgtgtagtgcgtgtgtgtgtgtgtagtgtgagtgtggggggtgtgtgtgtgtgtagtgtgtgtagtgcgtctgtggtgtgtgtgtgtgtagtgcgagtgtggggtgtgtgtgtgtgtgtagtgcgtctgtggtgtgtgtgtgtagtgtgtgtgtggtgtgtgtagtgtgtgtggtgtgtagtgtgtgtgtgtgtgtgtgtagtgtgtgtgtgtgtgtgcgtgtgtagtgtgtgtgggggtgtgtgtgtgtattgcgtgtgtagtgtgtgtagtgtgtgtggggtgtgtgtgtgtgtagtgtgtgtggggtgtgtgtgtgtgtgtagtgtgtgtggggtgtgtgtgtgtgtagtgcgtgtggggtgtgtgtgtgtgtagtgcgtgtgtgtgtgtgtgtagtgtgtgtgtgtagtgcgtgtgtgtgtagtgcatgtgtagtgtgtgggggtgtgtgtgtgtagtgcgtgtgtggggtgggtgtgtgtagtgtgtgtgtggtgtgtagtgtgtgtggtgtgtgtttgtagtgtgtgtgtgtgtgtgtgtagtgcgagtgtggggtgtgtgcgtgtagtgtgtgtgtgtgtagtgtatgtggtgtgtgcgtgtgtgtgtgtttctgcgtgtgtagtgtgtgtagtgcgtgtgtgtgtagtgcgtgtgtggagtgtgtgtagtgcgtgtgtgtgtggtgcgtgtgtgtgtagtgcgtgtgtgtgtggtgcgtgtgtgtgtggtgcgtgtgtggggtgagtgtgtttctgtgcgtgtgtgtagtgtgtgtgtggggtgtgtgattctgtgtgtgtgtgtagtgtgtgtgtgtagtgtgtgtgtgtgtagtgcgtggggtgtgtgtagtgcatgtgtggggtgtgtgtatgtgtgcgtgtgtgtgtagtgtgtgtgtggtgtgtgtgtgtagtacgtgtgtggtgtgtgtgtgtagtgtgtgtagtgtgtgtgtggggtttgtgtgtgtagtgcgtgtgtgtagtgcatgtgtggggtgtgtgtgtgtgtagtgcgtgtgtgtgtgtagtgtgtgtgtatgtgtgtagtgtgtgtggtgcatgtgtggggtgcgtgtgtgtgtgtagtgcgtgtgtagtgtgtgtggagcgcgtgtatagtatatgtgtgtagcgcgtgtatagtgtgtgtgtagtgcgtgtCTTACAGCAAACGCATGATCTGCACTGTCACTCAGTGTCGTGTCATCAGGACTGTCCACTGGAGTCTGTTTGGTAAAGCGAGTGTCAAACTGACTGACGTCCTCATCTGAttgctgagagacagacagagtgagagagagattaggagagaaagacagatgagacaaacagagaaaaatgAGAGGAAGGGAGGAGGGTTGGCAGCAGTACCAGCGATGGCCTGTAGGGTGGATCCACTCGCTTATTCAGCAGGTCGTCCCAGATAATATGGCGGAAGAAAGGCTGCttctgtaaaatgaaaaaaaaaaaaacacactacagaggGAGATTCTCTCAGCCAATAGAAAAGAGGAATCGTGGTAATAGATCATCGTCAGAACTGTGTGTGAACGTTCGGACAGACGACAGTGTTCACCTGTATGTCTGCGCAGTCTGCTTTACTAGAACCAAGTCTCTGTGCCGGGTTCTTCTTCAGCAACTGTGAGGGAGGAGCAGAAATGAGGTACATGATGAATATAATACTCATTTAAAATATCTGATCATCtcaactaaccctaaccctaaataacgcaggtggaatcaggtgtgtctCCTGCTTGATCGGTCTGAAACCCTGCACCACACCGGTGCTTTGCACGACAGGTCTAGAACACAACACATTACCTTTTTAACAAGTTCTCTGGCATCTGGCGTGAGGTATGGAGGAAGGTTCAGTTTACACTTCAGGATTTTATCAATGGTCTTCTTCCTGTTTTCAGCTGAGAACGGaggctgtgagagagagagagagagagagagagagagagagagagagagatctttcaAAAATGGATATTAATATTGTttgatattaataaatacaatattatattataaatgtaacatcttgatacttttaaaatattcattactTAAATTTCACTTTTCAAAccttttataaatgtaatttctaaagacacacacacacgcacacactcacacactctctcacacacacactcactcacacacatacacacacacctgtttaatCTCTTATGAACTGCTTGATAATTCAATGTTAAtaaattgtttcttttgttttctcatctctctctccctccctccctccctccctccctccctccctcactctttcgctctccttccctctccccctctcgctTCctccaccccccccaccccccactctTCCTCACTCTCACCGAGCCAGTCATCATGTCATACATCAGAGCTCCGAGGCTCCACCAGTCCACAGCTTTGTTGTGTCCTGAACGATTCAAAATCTCTGGAGCCctgaaaaaatacatttacaacataATTAAAGGGGCCGTCAGTGATTTCTGGCGAATGTCAGCCAAAGCTAagctttaaaacattaaaaaaaataaacaaatacagctTTCTTTCACTGTTTCTAGAATGTCACACATGCAACACACTGCCATGTGAGATGAAACACCTGACAGGTGAGTAAACACACCTCCACGGTGCTCAGTCTGCAAAAATCTCAGAAGGATTTAAACACAAATCCAAACTCTTTACTGGATTTAATCATTTAGATATTAAATTGATGCTTTAAAATACACCTCataatgttcatgttaaatAATGATGTAAACTTTAAGATTGGGAAATAAAATGGACATCACTGACCTCTGGTGGTGAATCTCAGTTACTGCACCATGTGGACATTTATACATTGTTTAACACATTAGCTTTAGACCTGTCTCAATCTCTGTCGTGTCAATGCTCATAGTTGTTCTTTACACCATGATAACATtcacaaacactttacattgTCTCCTAACATCACAGGAATCTGTCCTGATCATTattttctaatctaatctaatctaatctaatctaatgtagtGTAAAGAACATACTCTATTCCcaaaaaatcaattaataaCCATGAGACATCAGTGAAAGTAATCCAAATTGTAAACTTTAATGTAGAAAAATCATTAACACTAGAAAAAAGAAACGAAATTAATAAATCTAGACAAAATAGCGTTAAACCACAGTAAACCACAAACTTCCGATAAATGTCTTGCTCTGTGGTAATATTACATTTCAAGCCATAACAGATACTCACATGTACTCGATGGTACCACAGAAGGTGTGCGTGACGCTGCCATCATGGATGGATTCCTTACACAAGCCAAAGTCGGTGAGTTTAATGTGGCCTTAAGACGAAAAGATttgatttcagttttaaatcttGAGTAAACATTTCATTCTTTATGTTTAACGTCTTGCTTGTGGAAACGTTTAACTTCATAAACCTGCTCCTAATTAGAGAAACCGTTTTGGAGTAATCACAGTGAATATTGTTTATGATGAATATGATGAGATTTTAATCATTCTTAGAAACACGTTCCATCTCACCGAATCCCGAAGAACAAACTTTACACACTTTTAATTACACAACAGTTTCTGCCTGAGGGCAAGGGCCAGATAAACTGGTTTAAAATAGGCgttaacataaacacacacacacactctgatacactcgcacacaaaaacacaaacacttaaacTCATACACTCACATCCACACGCTCTttcacactcgcgcacacacacttaaacacacactcacatccacacgctctctcacactcgagcacacacacacaaacacttatacacacacacatccacacgctctctcactctcgcgcgcgcgcgcacacacaaacacacacacaccttcgtGATTGAGCATGATGTTCTCAGGTTTCAGGTCTCTGTAAATGATCCCGTTGGAGTGAAGGTGGCCGAGCGCCAACGTTATCTCCGCCAGATAAAAACTGCAGAATAAAGAATACAACAAAGTCCAGGACTGGATGAGACATTTTATAAGTTTAGAAGTTTGGCCATTAGAAAGAAAAGGGCAAACTTCTGATAAAAACCCAGAGAGATTCTAGCATCGACTCAACATCCTTACACATGATGACAAGTGTAAATCCCACGACAATAATGTTACAGAGTCTCGGTATCTGTAGTCGTGTACAAATGTTGCctgattttgtttgttctggGAATCCATCTGATTCCCAGAATATCAGAttagaatttatttgatttgtgtaCAAATAACAGATTTCAATAATTTGAGTTAACAAAACCCGAGCGGAAACGTTCGTCTAGTGAGCTTTTCTATGAGAAGTTTGGTTATCAcgtgtggaaggagtcttcagtgaaACAtctataaagaaaaacatctttAGTAAATTGCTGTGATATAAATCTGCTTGAGGACAATATAAACTCTAAATTCCAAAATAAAATGGACTTCCATCTCATTCATGACATCGTCTATATTTTCCTAAGAGTTCATACCAGGCCGTGTCCTCCATGAAGATCCCCTCCTTCTCCAGCTGCATGAACAGCTCACCACCTGTTTTTAGAAATGgatttgttttagatttaatataaatgatcaACATAAGCATCATCTATACGATTAGCTGTTAACTCTGTTAGCTACAGATTGGAATTATTAAGGGTCAACTATACATTTGCCATCCATCAACATCCTGTACAATTTACACCTCAGTATCCCAGAAGATACAGCTACACCTGGGTACAGAGATACACCTGGGTGCTGAGATACACCTGGGTGCTGAGTTACACCTGGGTTCAAAGATACACCTGGGTGCTGAGTTACACCTGGGTACAGAGTGCTGAGATACACCTGGGTACAGAGTGCTGAGATACACCTGGGTACAAAGATACACCTGGGTGCTGAGATACACCTGGGTACAAAGATACACCTGGGCGCTGAGATACACCTGGGCACAGAGATACACCTGGGTACAGAGATACACCTGGGTACAGAGATACACCTGGGCACAGAGATACACCTGGGCACAGAGATACACCTGGGCACAGAGATACACCTGGGTACAGAGATACACCTGGGTACAGAGATACACCTGGGTGCTGAGATACACCTGGGTGCTGAGATACACCTGGGTGCTGAGATACACCTGGGTGCTGAGATACACCTGGGTACTGAGATACACCTGGGTGCTGAGATACACCCGAGTGCTGAGATACACCTGGGTGCTGAGATACACCTGAGTGCTGAGATACACCTGGGTGCTGAGATACACCTGGGTGCTGAGATACACCCGAGTGCTGAGATACACCCGAGTGCTGAGATACAGCTGGGTGCTGAGATGCACCTGGGTGCTGAGATGCACCTGGGTGCTGAGATACACCTGGGTGCTGAGATGCACCTGGGTGCTGAGATACACTCGGGTGCTGAGATACACGCGGGTGCTGGAGATACACCTGGGTGCTGGAGATACACCTGGGTGCTGAGATACACCTGGGTGCTGAGATACTCCTGGTACTGAGATACACCTGTGTGCTTGAGATACACCTACGTGCTGAGATACACCTGGTTTCCCCAGTGCACTTCCATTAGTGGTTCCATCatcacatttaaatgtgtttacattAAATAGCAGGACTAGCACTTAAGGTGTTTGTGTTGATAAGTAAACCTGTGTGAGCAGGTAAAACACCATTATCTGGCTGTAGCTTCAGGTTTTGTTTATACCACACCCACCACTCAGGCATTCCAGTATGAGGTAGAGTTTGCCGCCAGTCTGGAAGGCGTACCACAGGTCCACTATGAAGGGGTGACGCACCGTCTCCAGGATCTCTCGCTCCgcccgtgtgtgtgcggtgtcTTTTGCGCTGCAAACTATTTTTGCCTGAAAGAAGTTAAcgtgtgtttatatgtgcaaGTCAGCGTCATTCTTCCATTCCTTAATCAACAGACAACGTCTTTTCTACGGAGTCAAATGTAGGCAAATGAACTCAGAAATAAGCTGAATAATTACATCCACATGTTgtagtgtgtgaggtgtttaTACCTGTTTATACATCATTACATCAAGTGCATCATACGTTTGTTTATATTACGTTTGTAATACTGTCCAACTCAACATTACTGTACACCTCAATGCTGTCCACATTACTGTCCACCAAAACATTACTGTTCACCTCAATACTGTCCACATTACTGTCCACCTTAACATTACTGTCCGCCTCAATGCTGTCCACATTACTGTCCACCTCAATACTGTCCACATTACTGTCCACCTCAACATTACTGTCCATCTCAATACTGTCCACCTTAACATTACTGTCCACCTCAATACTGTCCACCTCAACATTACTGTCCACCTCAATTCTGTCCACCTCAACATTACTGTCCACATTACTGTCCACCTCCACATTACTGTCCACCTCAATAATGTCCACATTACTGTGCACCTCAGTCCACCTGTATTCATTATAATTACAGTAATAACTGTAGTCTCTACACTGCTtcctctcacacctgtgtatCAGTTTCTgtattctgtgtttctgtcctttCACTCTTGCATTAAATTGTGACATGTGCACCAGCAGTATGATGTAATATAAAACTGTTTCACTCCCAGACTCTTAATTATCTTtatatgaatgaatggattCCAGCAAACAGAACAGGTTTAAGTCTCAAAAACATCCATCCTAACAAACTGAACACGAAACactaaaataattgtaattCATTTGACAGTGAAACTTCTTCCTGAGATCTGAGGACTGTTCAGTGTTTAAGCTGAGAAACGACAGCTCACCTTTTTCAGAACTTTCATGGCGAATATTTTTCCTATCTGACTTCCCTGAACCTTCCGCACCTGAAAaacctaaaaaataaataaatatgagaaataagaacacactcactcacacactcgcacacacactcgcacacacactcgcacacacactcgcacacacactcgcacacacaccttgCCGTAAGCTCCTTTCCCGAGCACTGTGAGCAGTTCAAAGCAGTCCGGTCCGACTCGCTCACTGTCCCTGTTCACGCTGGCGCTGGTGAGCTCCACTTCCTCTGTCTCTATGCTGGTAAACACAACAAGTCATGAACATTTGACCTAAATTATTAATCATGACATAATCATGAGGGATACGTACAGCTCGGTTTCTGCCACCGTGAAGTTACACACTTCATCCTAtaagaaaagcagaaagaatttatttcattaatttcacTACATTCATCTGGATCAATCAAAACTAAAGAATGTTTTACTCCAGAATAAAGAGTGTGTTCTCTGTGGCATGAAAGACTAGTAAAGTAAAGGTGTAAGAGCTGATGTTTGGACTGAGAATCAGACTGTTTCTCACCTCTGCATCGCTCATGTCCTCTGACTCCAGGTCGATATCGAACACCCCTGCCATCCTACACAACACAATCCAGGAAGAGAACATTCAGCTTTTCAAATCAGCTCACATCTAACATACGTAGAACACTGCCCAGTGAGTCGGTGAATCAGTTCATGAATCGCTCCACGAGCCAGTTCATAAGATTTTGAATCACTTTGTTCCAAAAATTCACAAGATTAGAAAATGTTAACATAAAACTTTTAACACAATACTAACATAATCAGCTGCTTAAATATACTGACACTGATAgatattttggttttattttagtgttttttaagaACTACTGAGTCATATGTTCTACGTACAATGGTGACTAATCAGGGTTTTGTTCAACTTCATTTTAAAGTGATGAGTCAAAAGCCTCAAGCTGTGAAAGCAAACGACCGAACTACAGCAGGCAGGATCACAAGGGGTTAAAACACAGTAAACAGCTGGACACTGATTACAGACACTGTAAACAATCTGATTATTTCTGTTAATCTGGTTTCTTTACTTACTGTATGCTTTAATTCAATCATGTATGTTATTtacttgttattttatttcatttctgcatattaccacacacacacacacatacacatacacactcacacacacactcacacacacacacacacatacacacacacacactcactcacacacatactcactcacacacactcactcacacacacatctgaaaaaGTGTTTGGCTCAAAATAGGGAAGCTGAAAAAAGGGCATcattatgtttaaaattaaaaactcctgattaaatatttttactgtGTAATGACTCGAGAAAAACTTACTGGGTGTTgactaactagctaactaactaactagctaactaaataaataaataactaa
It includes:
- the LOC132841667 gene encoding uncharacterized protein LOC132841667 gives rise to the protein MRSSVFLRALLCLLLSTVPVLCGVSAITTNVMASTPEGNENVTNSESPTTASPGTVITTTAQITTTIKSTSSGAQVPKTSAATISPPTSRYGVSVALCLILFICFLILLFFCAYKWYIRNGRPSFTETRRRLAEWVRNAWVAAGLRPSSKDDEEEEEDEEKEAGKEAEEDKNQGQYAEDDGGDSDSSDYSNMEGLTVSKKTEENDGDDDMSSVELKNEKTEREKDDLTVL
- the LOC132841658 gene encoding ribosomal protein S6 kinase beta-2-like — encoded protein: MAGVFDIDLESEDMSDAEDEVCNFTVAETELIETEEVELTSASVNRDSERVGPDCFELLTVLGKGAYGKVFQVRKVQGSQIGKIFAMKVLKKAKIVCSAKDTAHTRAEREILETVRHPFIVDLWYAFQTGGKLYLILECLSGGELFMQLEKEGIFMEDTACFYLAEITLALGHLHSNGIIYRDLKPENIMLNHEGHIKLTDFGLCKESIHDGSVTHTFCGTIEYMAPEILNRSGHNKAVDWWSLGALMYDMMTGSPPFSAENRKKTIDKILKCKLNLPPYLTPDARELVKKLLKKNPAQRLGSSKADCADIQKQPFFRHIIWDDLLNKRVDPPYRPSLQSDEDVSQFDTRFTKQTPVDSPDDTTLSDSADHAFAGFTYVAPSVLESLKEGFSVEPRLRPVRRHHSSPRTPISPLSEPFKISTYGEEEPHTQAPPFPVENGVSKPIRTPGHNKKKGRRGGK